One genomic segment of bacterium includes these proteins:
- a CDS encoding glycosyltransferase family 39 protein — MKRHQLILIGILALALTVRLLGLSRIAPIDFYAAPWYSGEGGDAAEYSAIAVNLADGQGFTLHGQATSIRPPLYVFFLAGVYKLFGNQNLSAVRIVQIGIAITALALFWFFARAVLQNIWGAHLGTLALALHPRFAVYNLVILTETIFTALILAMFWFAVRFYRSQKTSDLTLAMGILALAALTRPTALYFAPLLIGWAWWVADNSRIAKLLPGLLLFVALTGMWVARNYVQFHALTFSNKSGGGLAEAWDKTILEPLGISDRDILAPYKDLDEEAFARIGYKIFFTEIRDHPLLIAKIAWQKLLYWFSPFVNSSSAFVRMLHAAMTTSFFVLGIWGLYRYARKFGWTMPLLFLLLFFAFTAMHVLTVPYHRYRFPVMDPYLILFAAYAIFELWNKIGLRHYEK, encoded by the coding sequence ATGAAGCGACATCAATTAATTCTTATTGGCATACTTGCTCTTGCGCTGACCGTGCGGCTTTTGGGACTTTCTCGTATTGCTCCGATTGATTTTTATGCTGCCCCTTGGTACTCGGGAGAGGGTGGCGATGCTGCAGAATATAGTGCCATTGCCGTAAACCTTGCGGATGGACAAGGTTTTACACTGCACGGACAGGCTACTTCGATCCGTCCGCCGTTATACGTATTCTTTCTGGCCGGCGTATATAAACTATTTGGAAATCAAAATCTATCCGCGGTACGCATTGTGCAGATCGGCATAGCGATCACCGCGCTTGCGCTTTTTTGGTTCTTTGCGCGCGCAGTCCTGCAAAACATATGGGGAGCGCATCTGGGTACGCTCGCGCTCGCCCTTCATCCGAGATTTGCCGTGTATAATCTGGTCATACTCACCGAGACGATATTTACCGCTCTTATCCTGGCGATGTTCTGGTTCGCGGTACGATTTTACAGATCTCAGAAAACAAGCGATCTTACGCTGGCGATGGGAATCTTGGCCCTGGCTGCGCTTACCCGCCCTACGGCGTTATATTTTGCGCCACTGCTCATAGGCTGGGCGTGGTGGGTGGCGGACAATTCCCGAATAGCAAAGCTCCTTCCGGGCTTGCTCCTTTTTGTAGCACTCACCGGCATGTGGGTTGCGCGCAACTACGTGCAATTCCATGCGCTTACCTTTTCTAACAAAAGCGGAGGGGGTCTTGCCGAAGCATGGGATAAAACCATACTCGAGCCACTGGGCATCTCCGACCGTGATATTCTCGCGCCCTATAAGGATCTTGACGAAGAAGCATTTGCTCGCATCGGATATAAGATATTTTTCACTGAAATTCGAGACCATCCTCTGCTCATCGCCAAGATTGCATGGCAAAAACTTCTCTACTGGTTCAGTCCCTTCGTAAATTCATCCTCGGCTTTTGTTCGCATGCTCCATGCGGCAATGACGACCTCGTTTTTTGTGCTCGGCATCTGGGGTCTCTACCGCTACGCGCGAAAATTCGGATGGACGATGCCGTTGCTCTTCCTACTGCTCTTTTTTGCGTTCACCGCCATGCACGTTCTCACGGTCCCCTATCACCGGTACCGCTTTCCCGTCATGGATCCATATCTTATTCTATTTGCGGCCTATGCTATTTTCGAATTGTGGAATAAAATAGGGTTGCGTCATTATGAGAAATAA
- a CDS encoding NUDIX domain-containing protein, producing MPHKKANFHNTAHALHATQRICVAVDNCIFTVQGNKLLVLLIQMRKKPFEDMWALPGGLIRNSENLDDAALRILKEETTLSNVYLEQLYTFGKPRRDPFGRVTSTAYLALIPSRDVTLRTIPKYADVRWWDFSRLPRLAYDHDQIVAYAKKRLVWKLEYTNIAWSLLPKKFTLTELQRVYEAILGKKLDKRNFRKKILIIGLVKSVGAYAVRGAYRPAMLYRFISRKPKILEIL from the coding sequence ATGCCCCATAAGAAAGCCAATTTTCATAATACCGCGCATGCGCTTCATGCAACGCAGCGCATATGCGTCGCTGTGGACAATTGTATTTTCACCGTCCAGGGCAATAAGCTTCTCGTTCTGCTTATTCAGATGAGAAAGAAGCCCTTCGAGGACATGTGGGCGCTCCCGGGCGGGCTTATCCGCAACAGCGAGAATCTGGACGATGCGGCGTTGCGTATTTTAAAAGAAGAAACGACATTATCCAACGTATACCTTGAACAGCTCTATACGTTCGGTAAGCCCCGCCGCGACCCTTTCGGCCGCGTCACCTCCACGGCATATCTTGCGCTCATCCCCTCCCGAGACGTAACGCTCCGCACCATTCCAAAATATGCCGATGTGCGCTGGTGGGATTTCTCGCGCCTTCCGAGACTTGCCTATGACCACGATCAAATCGTTGCATACGCAAAAAAACGCTTGGTGTGGAAGTTAGAATATACGAATATCGCTTGGTCTCTCCTTCCAAAAAAATTCACTCTTACCGAACTTCAGCGGGTGTATGAAGCCATCTTGGGAAAAAAACTTGATAAGCGGAATTTCAGAAAAAAAATTTTGATAATAGGGCTTGTGAAGAGCGTAGGAGCATACGCCGTACGTGGCGCATACCGCCCGGCAATGTTATATCGTTTTATCTCCCGAAAACCGAAGATTCTTGAGATTCTGTAG
- a CDS encoding class I SAM-dependent methyltransferase, which translates to MTENPQLKNFEQLSGAVRYYRWFAEIVSPWVGRRILDIGCGHGNVTVNFLDRTYVHGIDIEPSYLEHIQKRFAANKNFRADSGDIMDPLTTQRLAKDRLDTVIAFNVLEHIADDPEAVKNIFTILEPGGHFVMLVPAFEWLMSPYDHAVGHHRRYTKKSARALLASAGFSVVHAQYFNALGALGWLWTYTILKKDEPGEGAVKILEFLVPMLKRIERALSVPFGISVICVGKKL; encoded by the coding sequence ATGACGGAAAATCCTCAACTCAAAAACTTTGAACAGCTTTCGGGCGCAGTACGATATTACCGGTGGTTTGCCGAGATTGTGTCCCCCTGGGTTGGCAGGCGCATTCTTGACATTGGATGCGGCCACGGAAACGTGACGGTAAATTTTCTCGACCGCACCTACGTGCATGGGATCGATATCGAGCCGTCATACCTTGAGCATATTCAAAAACGATTTGCCGCAAATAAGAATTTTCGCGCAGATTCGGGAGACATCATGGACCCGCTCACCACACAGCGTCTTGCAAAGGACCGGCTTGACACGGTCATTGCTTTCAATGTTTTAGAACATATTGCAGACGACCCGGAAGCCGTCAAAAACATCTTTACTATTCTGGAACCCGGCGGACATTTCGTTATGCTTGTGCCCGCTTTTGAATGGCTGATGAGCCCCTACGACCACGCAGTCGGACATCACCGAAGATACACAAAAAAATCTGCGCGTGCATTGCTTGCAAGCGCCGGTTTTTCGGTGGTACACGCGCAATACTTTAATGCGCTGGGAGCCTTGGGCTGGCTATGGACGTATACGATCCTTAAAAAAGACGAACCCGGAGAAGGGGCCGTGAAAATTCTTGAATTTCTTGTTCCCATGCTCAAGCGCATTGAGCGCGCCCTGAGCGTACCATTTGGCATTTCGGTTATCTGCGTTGGGAAGAAATTATGA
- a CDS encoding isochorismatase family protein — MDSYIMERLKEAVPLNIVPQYDLAGKCAGLVIIDEVNGFCTVGAGNLAPQIADASIDVMVSKTVAVAREGFGKRDLPILAFEDTHEPGVPEPPYPPHCERGTGEEILVPGLQWLYSYSSNHLQKDCINGFVGGIREDGSNVVADFVNREHIETLVITGICTDICVLDFVVTMLSARNHRFPCRDYGLMPTLKNIVVLVPACATYDLPIKTAIAVGLPEFAAHPRELTHYMGLYFMASRGAILANDLIF; from the coding sequence ATGGATTCGTACATCATGGAACGGCTTAAAGAAGCTGTCCCGCTTAATATCGTCCCGCAGTACGACTTGGCGGGTAAATGTGCGGGCCTTGTCATCATCGACGAGGTGAATGGCTTCTGTACGGTCGGCGCGGGAAACCTTGCGCCGCAGATTGCAGACGCGTCTATCGATGTAATGGTGTCGAAAACCGTTGCGGTGGCAAGGGAAGGATTCGGAAAAAGAGATCTTCCGATCCTTGCCTTTGAAGATACGCATGAGCCCGGCGTTCCCGAGCCACCCTATCCGCCGCATTGTGAACGCGGAACGGGTGAGGAAATCCTTGTCCCGGGACTGCAATGGCTTTACAGCTATAGCTCCAATCACCTGCAGAAGGATTGCATCAATGGATTCGTTGGGGGCATTCGGGAGGATGGAAGCAATGTGGTAGCGGATTTCGTAAACCGAGAGCACATTGAGACGCTCGTGATTACCGGCATCTGCACGGACATCTGCGTTCTTGACTTCGTGGTCACCATGCTCTCGGCACGCAATCACCGTTTTCCTTGCCGCGATTACGGACTCATGCCGACGCTCAAGAACATTGTTGTACTTGTTCCGGCATGTGCGACATACGACTTACCGATTAAGACGGCTATCGCAGTCGGACTTCCGGAATTTGCGGCGCATCCGCGGGAGCTCACACACTACATGGGGCTCTACTTCATGGCCTCGCGTGGGGCTATCTTGGCAAACGACCTCATATTCTGA
- a CDS encoding nucleotide sugar dehydrogenase, translating to MRNKSTIKPVVSVVGLGYVGLPLAVAFANAGFEVIGFDIDKKRVEELKDGKDRTKEVDARKLKQKTLAYTADASQLKKASFVIIAVPTPVHESKEPDLRPVHSASEIAGKNMRRGAVVIYESTVWPGLTEEYCVPILEKKSGMRCGKGFFIAYSPERINPGDTEHTLENIIKVVAGMNASVRKRVAQLYREICKAGVFEAASIRAAEAAKVIENTQRDLNIALMNELAMLFRRLGIPMRDVLDAAFTKWNFGRYAPGLVGGHCIPVDPYYLTALAHRVGYNPKVILAGRQINDAMPEYVATFLEEGLRQANNNTHQKRAKQKTKILVLGLTFKENVPDTRNSPAKYLIRSLKRRGYLVDTYDPHVTPAALAHEQFDGTFLKKIPVKALYDGVIVTVAHREFMGLSGAKIIKLFRNGRGTLVDVRGIFARTRLPKEIIYKTL from the coding sequence ATGAGAAATAAATCTACAATCAAGCCGGTCGTATCGGTTGTGGGCCTTGGCTACGTAGGCTTGCCGCTTGCCGTAGCGTTTGCCAATGCTGGGTTTGAAGTCATCGGCTTTGACATTGATAAGAAGCGGGTCGAGGAATTGAAGGACGGAAAAGATCGCACCAAAGAGGTTGATGCGCGGAAACTGAAGCAAAAAACGCTTGCCTACACCGCCGACGCCTCACAGCTGAAGAAGGCAAGCTTTGTCATTATCGCGGTGCCAACGCCCGTACATGAGAGCAAAGAACCGGATCTGCGCCCGGTGCATTCTGCGTCGGAAATCGCGGGCAAGAACATGCGCCGCGGGGCAGTGGTGATTTATGAATCCACCGTGTGGCCCGGACTTACGGAAGAATACTGCGTGCCGATCCTTGAAAAAAAATCCGGCATGCGGTGCGGGAAAGGCTTTTTCATCGCCTATTCTCCCGAACGCATCAATCCCGGAGACACAGAACATACACTTGAGAATATTATAAAAGTGGTGGCGGGCATGAACGCTTCCGTGCGAAAAAGAGTAGCGCAACTCTATCGCGAGATCTGCAAAGCCGGTGTTTTTGAAGCCGCATCCATCCGCGCCGCCGAAGCCGCAAAAGTCATTGAAAACACCCAACGTGATTTAAATATCGCCCTTATGAACGAACTTGCCATGCTATTTCGGCGACTTGGCATTCCCATGCGCGACGTGCTGGATGCGGCTTTTACCAAGTGGAATTTTGGCAGATATGCACCGGGACTCGTTGGAGGACACTGTATCCCCGTAGATCCCTACTACCTTACCGCGCTCGCGCACCGCGTCGGCTACAATCCTAAGGTGATACTTGCCGGGCGCCAAATAAATGATGCGATGCCGGAATACGTCGCGACCTTTTTGGAAGAAGGCCTGCGACAAGCAAATAACAACACCCATCAAAAGCGGGCTAAGCAAAAAACAAAAATTCTGGTGTTGGGTTTGACGTTCAAGGAAAATGTGCCGGATACGCGCAACTCCCCCGCAAAGTATTTGATACGATCGCTCAAGCGCCGAGGATACCTTGTTGATACATACGACCCGCATGTAACCCCCGCCGCACTCGCACACGAACAATTTGACGGCACGTTTCTGAAAAAAATTCCCGTCAAGGCTCTGTATGATGGCGTAATTGTAACTGTCGCCCATCGGGAATTCATGGGGCTATCCGGAGCAAAAATAATAAAACTCTTCCGGAATGGCCGGGGAACGCTCGTGGACGTTCGCGGCATATTTGCAAGGACTCGTCTCCCTAAAGAAATTATATATAAAACGCTCTGA